The Saccharomyces mikatae IFO 1815 strain IFO1815 genome assembly, chromosome: 13 genome has a segment encoding these proteins:
- the DAT1 gene encoding Dat1p (similar to Saccharomyces cerevisiae DAT1 (YML113W); ancestral locus Anc_8.836) produces the protein MAKTLAQGRKPGSGRKPGKGKTLREGRKPGSGRRRRQDIAGKDTDGTQQDQESRSISSRDMEAVDALRELTHSPSSHAGHNSTTAAGATSLLPSLDYGHQSIMEQQQQPQPQPHHHHHQQQRMDVVPAKPFITHKILLSSTGNPSGHINSSSSVDHSFNHNSNHNLNNSVNVDMNFTINGSNQDPSSSFLMGPYNYLQRPFTVKPYLDLSTSSAASNQPRTQPPQATHITKNSESTEKNATI, from the coding sequence ATGGCGAAAACTTTAGCACAAGGAAGAAAACCTGGAAGCGGCAGAAAACCGGGAAAAGGTAAGACGTTGAGAGAGGGAAGAAAGCCTGGCAGTGGTAGGAGGAGGAGGCAAGATATTGCAGGTAAGGATACTGATGGCACACAACAGGATCAGGAATCGCGCTCCATTAGTTCGAGGGACATGGAAGCTGTGGACGCGTTGAGGGAGTTGACACATAGCCCGTCTTCACATGCGGGTCATAattcaacaacagcagccGGGGCGACTTCATTGCTCCCATCTCTGGATTATGGCCACCAGTCAATAATGgaacagcagcagcagccgCAGCCGCAGCCgcaccaccaccaccaccaacaACAAAGGATGGATGTGGTCCCCGCCAAGCCGTTCATCACTCACAAGATCCTGCTCTCTTCAACGGGGAACCCCAGCGGCCACATAAATTCGAGTTCCAGTGTTGATCATAGTTTTAATCATAACTCAAATCACAACCTCAACAACAGCGTCAACGTGGACATGAACTTTACCATAAACGGGAGCAATCAAGACCCGTCATCATCTTTCCTGATGGGACCCTACAACTATCTGCAACGGCCCTTCACTGTGAAACCATATCTTGATTTGTCTACAAGTTCAGCAGCATCAAATCAACCACGGACGCAACCGCCGCAGGCAACACATATCACTAAGAATTCCGAATCCACAGAGAAAAATGCAACTATATGA
- the TAF8 gene encoding Taf8p (similar to Saccharomyces cerevisiae TAF8 (YML114C); ancestral locus Anc_8.838) yields MTFRMSGSESGTQHTIVQLRRLPDLTEISHLEIDAPVVEILKKTVLFQLNSLNICISNFALDELVNLVAVQMDGMFRNLHNLTLLQRRSEASQADLKLLFREFNVDAASLYQQFQVSEFIKSNHAVEYGKLVRLSSFPALAHNEEDEEDELSNIEEQQSEINVLLPPSNPLEKLIPSWLPNFPPDHTYKFTPEFNHPITDLKTIKKEIVKESEESEKALLNLNKRLSHLSSASHTSPPPVLDDADATEQQLEIWGNALQERKPTITATSLNESNIEQYAKYRVELARERVAKFELNQLKRTKNPFLKLSETLYFSEGPHQSHKTIQSAIDLQFRKSMTLFMHNLPKVQKLKKERIRMAKEERAKSLRRRQEELISERKKREQDEGHDLELLLNNEHAREATDNNTTPNVANNSTIIINANANDEDDDMNLFGILGSSEDENEISSMPVENLAGESEPPTMIMQDTVNSTLAAHNTTNVDATANRSTHSTLSENTPTSPPTAMATDNDITM; encoded by the coding sequence ATGACTTTTAGAATGTCTGGAAGCGAGTCAGGTACTCAACATACTATAGTTCAGTTAAGAAGGCTACCGGATCTGACGGAAATTAGTCACTTGGAGATAGATGCCCCCGTAGTGgaaatcttgaaaaaaacagtgCTGTTTCAATTGAACTCGTTGAATATCTGCATTTCAAACTTTGCATTGGATGAGCTGGTCAATCTCGTGGCTGTTCAGATGGACGGGATGTTTCGCAACCTGCACAATCTGACACTTTTACAAAGAAGGTCGGAAGCTTCTCAAGCGGATTTGAAGTTATTGTTTAGAGAGTTCAATGTGGATGCGGCCTCCCTTTACCAGCAATTTCAGGTCTCCGAATTTATTAAATCGAACCATGCTGTGGAATACGGGAAATTGGTGAGGTTGTCATCTTTCCCTGCTCTTGCGCATAAcgaagaggatgaagaggatgaaTTAAGTAATATCGAAGAGCAGCAGAGCGAGATCAACGTTTTGTTGCCTCCTTCCAACCCATTGGAAAAGCTGATACCGAGTTGGCTACCAAACTTCCCGCCAGACCACACCTATAAGTTTACACCTGAGTTCAATCATCCAATTACTGATTTAAAAActatcaagaaagaaatagtaaaagaaagtgaagaGTCTGAAAAGGCACTGTTAAATCTAAACAAACGTCTTTCCCACCTCTCATCGGCGTCTCACACCTCACCACCGCCTGTTCTGGACGATGCGGATGCCACTGAGCAACAGTTGGAGATATGGGGTAACGCACTTCAAGAAAGGAAACCAACCATAACTGCAACGTCCTTGAATGAAAGCAACATCGAGCAGTATGCGAAGTATAGAGTCGAATTAGCGAGAGAACGGGTTGCGAAGTTTGAACTCAACCagttgaaaagaacaaaaaaccCATTTTTAAAACTTTCAGAGACTCTCTACTTTTCAGAGGGCCCTCATCAATCTCACAAAACCATACAAAGTGCCATAGATTTGCAGTTTCGCAAGTCAATGACATTATTCATGCACAATTTACCAAAAGTCCagaagttgaagaaggaaagaaTACGAATGgccaaagaagaaagagcGAAATCGCTCAGGCGTCGACAAGAAGAGCTTATTTCAGAGCGAAAGAAGAGGGAACAAGACGAAGGCCATGATCTGGAGCTCTTGCTAAACAATGAACATGCAAGGGAGGCTACTGATAACAACACGACCCCCAATGTAGCAAACAACTCTACCATAATTATAAACGCAAACGCAAACGATGAGGATGACGATATGAATCTATTCGGCATACTGGGAAGTAGTGAGGATGAGAATGAAATCTCGAGCATGCCGGTGGAGAATCTCGCTGGGGAATCAGAACCCCCCACAATGATAATGCAAGATACCGTAAACTCTACTCTAGCGGCACATAACACAACCAATGTTGACGCTACAGCAAACCGCTCCACCCATTCGACCCTCAGCGAGAACACCCCAACGTCTCCTCCTACAGCCATGGCCACAGATAACGATATAACTATGTAA
- the BUL2 gene encoding ubiquitin-ubiquitin ligase BUL2 (similar to Saccharomyces cerevisiae BUL2 (YML111W) and BUL1 (YMR275C); ancestral locus Anc_8.834), with the protein MTFTFSTSSRKNGRPTLKSVSTEDNIHLLRKRRQQQLLSNSTNNSHHPNSCHTPCATDCQGDDIRSASTTNLDRLRQEQEENALEMDCTKSTLSHRANMVVDVLPSFEMYNALHRHIPQGNVDPDRHDFPPSYQEVRTQRMTTLSSNDNSVERSQLTAISGSENVCNGATSHSLTNLHPLQTQHLTINTTTDNRQSHHSLSDTNVSQIPFEDDLNDSDNIFIDKLYTLPKMTTPIEIDIRITKTASIPHERPEEQSILKEYTSGDIIHGYCLIENRSSQPLKFEMFYVTLEAYISVIDRQKGKRTLKRFLRMVDLSASWSYTNITPSTGINIVPGERDFDDAIIGLSNSRELKPNTKYKKFFMFKLPTQLLDVTCKQEQFSHCLLPPSFGIDKYKNNCKYSGIKVNSVLGCGHLGTKGSPILTLDMADDNLSINYTIDAKIVGKDKRTSKLNIMKEKEYNLRVMPFPFAGVTNQQNEKTCLRQLSDLETLIEDRFEALKKVFRKLELDEAISNLDIHDTDISGTLDGNEDLDSDEILRRKLDQLHINNRIDDATNPTPSYDSKNMVPKENLVETELRYKFKNKSKSNSSLFSHFLNSSEAGPSSSGTHLYNSGLIVLSVKKPQSALPYWSPSLLRKTNKFEAKSEQEKENWQRLMSMLSDEMKTPLTKLDVRLTCIQSNNSAGHKPPEISSVTTEFLVITAKSDNSIPIKFSTELLMNENRLNQLKTKFSAYQKQVHEYRKKFEENHVKLDELYNRNRDHTTSKELLFTNFISDQINNDIDSLAGLKVDVIDLHDIFKKQIHTFEEENEDVISKKGSSSSPSLSSSNNNFLQATFSNGASTATKFTQQIVHEWEKVKPLQYKRDVTVNLKLNPNIKETLVPNFETCLCCRFYCVRVNIKFDNHLGSMKVDIPVDVKKLQSETI; encoded by the coding sequence ATGACTTTTACATTCTCCACTTCATCAAGGAAAAATGGTAGACCTACTTTAAAATCTGTTTCTACAGAAGACAACATTCATTTATTGAGGAAGCGCCGTCAGCAGCAATTATTAAGTAACTCTACTAATAATTCACACCATCCAAATAGTTGCCACACTCCATGTGCAACCGATTGTCAAGGCGATGACATACGCAGCGCTTCAACAACCAACTTGGATCGTTTACGacaagaacaagaggaAAACGCATTAGAAATGGACTGTACCAAGTCGACACTATCTCATAGAGCAAATATGGTTGTGGACGTCCTGCCATCTTTTGAGATGTATAATGCCTTACACAGACATATACCTCAGGGCAACGTTGACCCGGACAGACACGACTTCCCTCCTTCTTATCAAGAAGTTCGTACACAAAGAATGACTACATTATCCAGTAATGACAATTCTGTGGAAAGGTCACAATTGACAGCGATATCAGGATCAGAAAACGTATGTAATGGAGCTACTTCACACTCTCTTACCAACCTACATCCTTTACAAACGCAACATCTTACAATAAATACCACTACAGATAATAGACAATCACATCATTCTTTGTCAGACACCAATGTCAGTCAAATACCGTTCGAAGACGACCTAAATGACTCGGATAACATTTTTATAGACAAATTATACACCTTACCCAAAATGACCACTCCGATTGAGATTGATATAAGAATAACGAAAACTGCATCAATACCTCATGAACGTCCTGAGGAACAATCCATATTAAAGGAATATACATCGGGCGATATTATCCATGGCTACTGTTTGATTGAAAATCGATCTTCGCAACCcttgaaatttgaaatgttTTACGTTACTTTAGAGGCGTATATTTCTGTAATCGACCGTCAAAAGGGGAAAAGAACTTTGAAGAGATTTTTGAGAATGGTTGATCTAAGTGCATCTTGGTCTTATACAAATATCACCCCAAGTACAGGTATCAATATTGTTCCGGGTGAACGGGATTTTGATGATGCCATTATTGGTCTTTCAAACAGCAGGGAACTGAAGCCAAAcacaaaatacaaaaaattctttatgTTTAAGCTTCCTACACAATTATTGGATGTGACATGCAAACAAGAGCAATTTTCTCACTGCCTTCTACCACCAAGTTTTGGTATTGACaagtataaaaataatTGTAAATATTCTGGGATAAAAGTTAATAGTGTCCTTGGCTGTGGACATTTAGGTACCAAAGGCTCGCCCATTTTGACCCTGGACATGGCAGATGATAACTTATCGATAAATTATACCATTGATGCCAAAATTGTGGGTAAAGACAAAAGAACGTCAAAGTTGAATATTatgaaggaaaaggaatataACTTGAGAGTCATGCCCTTCCCTTTTGCCGGTGTTACTAATCAGCAAAATGAGAAGACGTGTCTAAGACAGCTCAGTGATTTGGAAACCTTGATCGAGGATAGATTTGAAGctttaaaaaaagttttcagGAAACTGGAGTTAGATGAGGctatttcaaatttggATATTCATGATACGGATATAAGCGGAACTTTAGATGGCAATGAAGATTTGGATTCTGACGAGATATTAAGACGTAAGTTAGATCAACTCCACATTAATAACAGAATTGATGATGCTACTAATCCGACGCCATCTTATGACTCCAAGAACATGGTCCCGAAGGAAAACTTAGTTGAGACTGAGTTACGGTATAAGTTTAAGAATAAGAGTAAATCAAATTCAagtttattttctcatttcTTGAACTCATCAGAAGCAGGCCCATCTTCAAGCGGTACACATCTATACAATTCCGGTTTAATTGTATTATCAGTCAAAAAACCACAATCTGCGTTGCCTTACTGGTCACCATCATTGTTAAGGAAAACCAATAAATTTGAAGCGAAGAgtgaacaagaaaaagagaattggCAGAGGTTAATGAGTATGCTTTCGgatgaaatgaaaactcCACTAACTAAATTAGATGTACGCTTAACCTGTATTCAATCTAATAATAGCGCAGGCCATAAACCACCAGAGATAAGCTCTGTAACTACAGAATTTCTGGTTATCACCGCCAAGTCTGATAATTCTATTCCTATCAAATTCAGCACCGAGCTGTTAATGAACGAGAATAGGTTAAACCAATTGAAGACGAAATTTTCGGCTTACCAAAAACAGGTCCACGAATATcgtaaaaaatttgaagagaaCCATGTGAAATTAGATGAACTTTATAATAGAAATAGAGATCACACTACTTCAAAAGAATTGTTATTCACAAATTTCATATCTGATCAGATAAACAATGATATTGACAGTTTAGCCGGGTTAAAAGTTGATGTTATTGATTTACATgatatcttcaaaaaacAGATACatacttttgaagaagaaaacgagGATGTAATTTCTAAAAAAGGGAGTTCAAGTTCTCCTTCTCTGTCCTCCAGTAACAACAACTTCTTACAAGCAACGTTTAGTAATGGTGCATCCACTGCTACTAAATTTACTCAACAGATTGTGCATGAATGGGAAAAGGTGAAGCCACTGCAGTATAAAAGAGATGTAACGGTTAATTTGAAGTTGAACCCCAACATCAAGGAAACTTTAGTACCTAATTTTGAGACGTGCCTGTGCTGTAGATTTTATTGCGTTAGAGTGAATATCAAATTCGACAACCATTTAGGTTCCATGAAAGTTGATATTCCAGTTGACGTTAAGAAGTTACAAAGTGAGACTATATAA
- the CTK3 gene encoding Ctk3p (similar to Saccharomyces cerevisiae CTK3 (YML112W); ancestral locus Anc_8.835) — MDSLEARLQFIQVLKNLQKTLHKTRDSAASSSTTTPPSSQQKLNNDPIQFYLRNYRHHYEDFHQCLFDTTIKMDPLDRLDVVIYYVRIIRNLYPHSHSNTSVTKVLNEVLLMDIDLVFELCLPCQDWQSLTNLNTCKELFLDLSSLIQYNATTAEPTPSDATNIEPATTWYSVKTGRTTQEYSQSLQRTEILLKDRDARKLAFFQQFNSDTTTINPDLRTQPTNTNILLHRMEADRELHKRSKETSWYVERPSNDMLDESEFQSLWTHFETTDSGFDKDDYKSIKALNDIAKASYMY, encoded by the coding sequence ATGGACTCCCTCGAGGCTAGACTACAATTTATTCAGGTGCTGAAGAACCTACAGAAGACGTTACACAAGACAAGGGACTCTGCCgcatcatcatcaacaacTACCCCGCCGTCATCGCAACAAAAGCTGAACAATGACCCTATACAATTCTACTTGAGAAATTACAGGCATCACTATGAGGACTTCCACCAGTGTTTGTTTGATACGACCATAAAGATGGACCCACTGGACAGACTGGATGTGGTGATATACTATGTCAGGATAATAAGGAATTTATATCCGCACAGTCATTCTAACACCAGTGTCACCAAAGTGCTAAATGAAGTGCTGCTAATGGACATAGATTTGGTTTTTGAGCTCTGTCTGCCATGCCAGGACTGGCAATCACTCACCAACCTAAATACTTGTAAGGAACTGTTCCTCGACCTGTCAAGCCTGATCCAATACAACGCTACCACAGCCGAGCCCACACCATCAGACGCTACAAACATAGAGCCTGCTACGACATGGTACAGTGTCAAGACAGGAAGGACTACTCAGGAGTACAGTCAATCATTACAGCGAACAGAAATTTTGCTAAAAGACAGAGATGCAAGAAAACtggctttttttcaacagttCAATTCCGATACAACCACCATTAACCCAGATTTACGGACGCAGCCAACAAACACGAACATCCTATTGCACAGAATGGAGGCAGATAGGGAACTACACAAGAGATCGAAGGAAACAAGTTGGTACGTTGAAAGGCCCTCCAACGATATGCTAGATGAATCTGAATTCCAAAGCTTGTGGACACATTTCGAAACTACTGATTCAGGGTTCGATAAGGACGACTATAAAAGCATCAAGGCTTTGAATGACATTGCAAAAGCATCCTACATGTATTAA
- the VAN1 gene encoding Van1p (similar to Saccharomyces cerevisiae VAN1 (YML115C); ancestral locus Anc_8.842) yields the protein MGLFLNLRSNRKQKSVDNGLSLPISRNGSSNDIKDKRTLHNSKSFKDKYVYQPRSKSSKFQMTVNAISLIIITILSLYLSISFLTGMSIGVPIQNGRPLLGSSKSSDNYKTIDLEDEEYYDYDFEDIDPEVVSKFDNGVEHYLISQFGSDVLTPKDDEKYQSELSMLLDSTVEKYDLSRFEGASNGVETRDHILLCVPLRNAADVLPLMFKHLMNLTYPHELIDLAFLVSDCSEDDTTLDALIAYSRQLQNGTLSQIFQEIDAVIDSQTKGTDKLYLQYMDQNYINRVRQAFSPPFHENYDKPFRSVQIFQKDFGQVIGQGFSDRHAVKVQGIRRKLMGRARNWLTANALKPYHSWVYWRDADVELCPGSIIQDLMSKNYDVIVPNVWRPLPTFLESEQPYDLNSWMESKEGLELAKTLDEDDVIVEGYAEYPTWRVHLAYIRDAEGDPNEVIDLDGVGGVSILAKAKLFRNGVQFPAFTFENHAETEAFGKMAKKMGYRVGGLPHYTIWHIYEPSDDDLKEIAAKEREKRREAEE from the coding sequence ATGGGCTTGTTTCTCAATCTAAGGTCTAATAGAAAGCAGAAGTCCGTGGACAATGGACTAAGCTTGCCCATTTCAAGAAACGGTAGCTCGAACGATATCAAGGATAAACGCACACTGCATAACTCCAAGTCATTTAAGGATAAGTATGTGTACCAGCCGCGTTCTAAATCGTCCAAATTTCAGATGACAGTGAATGCCATATCCCTTATTATTATAACTATTCTCTCATTATATCTTTCGATATCGTTTCTTACTGGAATGAGCATAGGTGTACCTATACAAAATGGAAGACCGTTATTGGGTTCGTCGAAATCATCCGATAATTACAAGACAATCGatttagaagatgaagagtaTTACGACTATGATTTCGAGGATATTGACCCTGAAGtggtttcaaaatttgacaATGGTGTGGAGCATTATCTGATATCTCAATTTGGTTCAGATGTGTTGACCCCCAAGGATGACGAAAAGTATCAAAGTGAACTGAGTATGCTTTTGGATTCTacagttgaaaaatatgaccTATCGAGGTTTGAAGGTGCTTCCAATGGAGTGGAAACACGTGATCACATACTACTGTGTGTTCCGCTAAGAAACGCAGCTGATGTATTGCCCCTAATGTTTAAGCATTTAATGAACTTGACTTACCCACACGAACTAATCGACCTAGCCTTTTTGGTGAGTGATTGTTCTGAGGATGACACCACATTGGATGCGCTAATAGCGTACTCGAGACAGTTGCAAAATGGTACGTTAtctcaaatttttcaagagaTTGATGCTGTTATTGATTCGCAAACTAAAGGCACCGATAAACTATACCTTCAGTATATGGACCAAAATTATATTAACCGTGTTCGCCAGGCCTTTTCTCCACCATTCCATGAAAATTACGACAAACCATTTAGGTCAGTgcagatttttcaaaaggatTTTGGTCAAGTAATTGGTCAAGGTTTTAGTGATAGACACGCGGTGAAGGTTCAAGGTATAAGGAGGAAATTAATGGGAAGAGCGAGAAATTGGTTAACTGCAAATGCTTTGAAACCATATCATTCATGGGTTTACTGGAGAGATGCCGATGTTGAACTTTGTCCCGGGTCAATTATTCAAGATTTGATGAGCAAAAACTACGACGTTATTGTTCCTAACGTTTGGAGACCATTACCCACATTCCTAGAGAGTGAGCAACCATATGATTTGAATTCTTGGATGGAATCCAAGGAGGGATTGGAGTTGGCAAAGACTCTCGATGAGGATGATGTTATTGTAGAGGGTTATGCAGAGTATCCAACATGGAGGGTTCATTTGGCCTACATTAGAGATGCAGAAGGTGATCCAAATGAAGTCATAGATTTGGACGGTGTCGGGGGGGTCTCTATCCTGGCAAAGGCCAAACTATTCAGAAATGGTGTGCAGTTTCCTGCAtttacttttgaaaacCATGCAGAAACAGAGGCGTTTGGTAAAAtggcaaagaaaatgggGTACAGAGTTGGCGGTTTGCCGCATTATACTATTTGGCATATTTATGAACCGAGTGATGACGATTTGAAGGAAATTGCAGCAAAGGAAAGagagaagagaagagagGCAGAAGAATAA
- the COQ5 gene encoding 2-hexaprenyl-6-methoxy-1,4-benzoquinone methyltransferase (similar to Saccharomyces cerevisiae COQ5 (YML110C); ancestral locus Anc_8.833): MLISSRIVQSSLVNVPLRLPRFFTQARRVYKEEEPSTPLSPTPEQPEQKYTHFGSKTVLKSSKQKLVGNVFSSVANRYDLMNDVMSLGIHRLWKDHFINKLDAGKRPNSTAPLNFIDVAGGSGDIAFGLLDHAESKFGDTESTMDIVDINADMLKEGEKRAMEQGKYFKDPRVRFLVSNGEVLEEIESNSKDIYTVSFGIRNFTDIQKGLNTAYRVLKPGGIFYCLEFSKVENPLMDFAYQQWAKVLPVMGSMIANDYDSYQYLVESIERFPDQETFKSMIEKAGFKSAGYESLTFGICAIHWGIKV; the protein is encoded by the coding sequence ATGTTGATTTCTTCACGGATCGTTCAAAGCTCGTTGGTTAATGTCCCGCTAAGGTTACCTAGGTTTTTTACTCAAGCTCGCCGAgtatataaagaagaagaacctAGCACTCCTCTATCACCCACACCTGAACAACCCGAACAGAAATATACGCATTTTGGTTCGAAGACTGTTTTGAAGTCTTCTAAACAGAAGTTGGTTGGTAATGTCTTCTCTTCTGTGGCAAATCGGTACGATTTGATGAATGACGTTATGTCATTGGGTATTCACAGATTATGGAAAGATcattttatcaacaaattaGATGCAGGCAAAAGGCCAAACTCTACCGCTCCTTTGAACTTCATTGACGTGGCTGGTGGGTCCGGCGATATCGCTTTCGGACTATTGGACCATGCTGAGTCGAAATTTGGTGATACTGAATCTACAATGGATATTGTAGATATCAACGCTGACATGCTTAAAGAAGGTGAGAAAAGAGCTATGGAACAAGGTAAATATTTTAAGGATCCTCGTGTCAGATTTTTGGTGTCTAATGGAGAAGTACTGGAGGAAATTGAGTCTAATTCTAAGGACATTTACACAGTTTCCTTTGGTATTAGAAACTTCACTGATATTCAAAAGGGGTTGAATACCGCTTATAGAGTGTTGAAGCCGGGTGGTATTTTCTATTGTTTGGAATTTTCCAAGGTTGAGAACCCCCTTATGGACTTTGCTTACCAACAGTGGGCTAAAGTTTTACCTGTCATGGGTTCAATGATTGCTAATGACTATGACTCTTATCAGTATTTAGTGGAATCTATTGAAAGATTTCCTGACCAAGAAACGTTCAAATCCATGATCGAAAAGGCGGGTTTTAAGTCAGCAGGTTATGAAAGTTTAACTTTTGGCATATGTGCCATTCATTGGGGTATTAAAGTTTAA